In Terriglobus sp. TAA 43, a single window of DNA contains:
- a CDS encoding serine O-acetyltransferase has protein sequence MRLNVQAQIGPGLLIAHCGGITLHPDVVIGSNCDLAHHVTLGTRGVGSRGVPRLGNNVYVGTGAVLIGPIVIGDGARIAANSLVTRDVPAGATVMGVPAEIVKRRPPSDAQIKEECLIDA, from the coding sequence ATGCGCCTGAATGTACAGGCACAGATTGGGCCGGGGTTGCTGATAGCGCATTGTGGAGGTATTACTCTCCACCCGGATGTCGTGATTGGTAGCAACTGCGATCTGGCGCACCACGTGACCCTGGGTACCCGAGGCGTCGGCTCGCGTGGGGTGCCGCGGCTGGGAAATAACGTATACGTGGGAACGGGCGCTGTACTCATCGGTCCTATCGTGATCGGTGACGGCGCACGGATCGCTGCCAATTCGCTTGTGACCCGTGACGTTCCCGCGGGAGCCACGGTCATGGGGGTGCCCGCCGAGATCGTGAAGCGACGTCCGCCATCCGACGCACAAATTAAGGAAGAGTGCCTGATCGATGCCTGA
- a CDS encoding glycosyltransferase family 4 protein: protein MPDERPLLLFVAPYFAPGYHGGVVQIYLGLLRQFKGFRIVVVADNWKVDPETAHAWDGMAVETLGFSVERMDAFEFHLPQNARSPLAKACLLLPSLARFFVRGRRQWKALCRKYSPSVIVCGGTYSAGWLMPANPSRSLLVNYVHGEELTMQVAPAFLQPIMRAYQRRSLRDADMNIAVSRYTADLIARISDRVTVLPNFIDHDRFYVSGRREEIRSRYGWNDKKVLLTVARLEPRKGIDQALRALARLKQSGDLQSDWRYVIAGKGSELGALQRLISELQLEDVVEFLGFVSDEDLPGCYEAADVFLQPNRNLNGDTEGFGVVFLEAAACGLPVIGGVAGGTGDAIDHGRNGLLVDGESVSQIADAIALLMSDDELRNRFHVHGLEWASRFDVEKGRAGFEKILLQLLQQSDRSQVAS from the coding sequence ATGCCTGACGAACGTCCGCTCCTGCTCTTTGTCGCGCCATACTTTGCTCCGGGGTATCACGGCGGCGTGGTTCAGATTTACCTGGGGTTGCTGCGACAGTTCAAGGGCTTCCGCATTGTCGTGGTTGCAGACAACTGGAAGGTGGATCCTGAGACGGCACACGCCTGGGATGGCATGGCTGTGGAGACCCTCGGCTTTTCGGTGGAGCGGATGGATGCGTTTGAGTTTCATCTGCCGCAGAACGCGCGTTCGCCTCTTGCGAAGGCATGTCTGTTGCTACCGTCGCTGGCACGGTTTTTTGTGCGAGGCAGAAGGCAGTGGAAGGCGCTCTGCAGAAAGTACTCACCGTCCGTCATCGTCTGCGGAGGTACTTACTCTGCCGGTTGGCTGATGCCGGCAAATCCGTCCCGTTCACTTCTGGTGAACTATGTTCATGGTGAAGAACTCACAATGCAGGTGGCTCCTGCGTTTCTGCAACCGATCATGCGTGCCTATCAAAGGCGTAGTTTGCGCGATGCCGATATGAATATCGCTGTGAGTCGCTACACGGCAGACCTGATTGCGCGTATCTCCGATCGCGTGACTGTATTGCCGAACTTTATCGACCATGATCGTTTCTATGTATCCGGACGGCGAGAAGAAATTCGCAGCCGTTATGGATGGAACGACAAGAAGGTGTTGCTGACGGTAGCGAGGCTTGAACCCAGAAAGGGAATTGATCAGGCCTTGCGAGCGCTTGCTCGGTTAAAACAGAGCGGCGATTTGCAAAGTGATTGGCGCTATGTGATTGCGGGTAAGGGATCGGAGTTGGGAGCACTTCAACGTCTGATCAGCGAGCTGCAGCTTGAAGATGTGGTGGAGTTTCTAGGTTTCGTCTCTGACGAAGATCTGCCGGGATGCTATGAAGCCGCTGACGTTTTCCTGCAACCCAATCGCAATCTGAACGGAGATACGGAAGGCTTTGGGGTGGTCTTTCTTGAAGCTGCGGCTTGTGGCCTGCCTGTTATTGGTGGCGTAGCTGGAGGCACAGGTGATGCGATCGATCATGGTCGCAATGGACTGCTTGTCGATGGTGAATCGGTCTCTCAAATTGCAGACGCGATTGCGCTTCTAATGTCTGACGACGAATTGCGAAACCGATTCCACGTGCATGGACTGGAATGGGCGTCGCGTTTCGATGTTGAAAAGGGACGCGCCGGCTTCGAGAAGATACTGCTGCAGCTCCTGCAGCAGAGCGATAGGTCGCAGGTAGCCTCTTAA
- a CDS encoding sugar transferase — protein sequence MKISGKALPPRAALLLTFDFVVLVIVAPLLFVLPLVAVEPNRSPGSLVLGLLRLMAAGLLCQMILYYHELYNLNVVRMGRDTLVQVMRAFGVLFLLLAVVSLLIPVARPVLSRTVMFAGIVAAVTLVSRRLALPRKREQVLIVGAGDEAGELQGVIASSPEWNMEVARITLPSQLRSALDTTKNGTEHFDRVIVANAQAQSDANLSLLLDLKMAGHFVEDAQTFFERATGRVRVDQLRAQDCIFSEHFVNRATKRLTKRFLDVALAGSLLLLASPVMLVTALLIRLRNDGPIFFRQQRIGLFGRPFSILKFRSMAPVKTGEQTGWAGEETNRITTLGRHLRKYRIDELPQLLNVLKGEMSLIGPRPEQPHLCSILEDHIPFYQHRHSVLPGLTGWAQVRYHYGSNIEESRRKVEYDLFYVKHLSIWLDFAIVLETVKVVLVGRGAI from the coding sequence ATGAAGATAAGCGGAAAGGCCCTCCCACCGAGGGCCGCCCTTCTTCTCACGTTTGATTTTGTGGTGCTGGTAATCGTGGCACCGCTGCTGTTCGTTTTGCCTTTGGTGGCAGTAGAGCCCAATCGCTCTCCTGGCAGTCTTGTGCTTGGCCTATTGCGGCTGATGGCTGCCGGGCTTTTGTGCCAGATGATTCTGTACTACCACGAGCTCTATAACCTCAATGTGGTTCGCATGGGGCGCGACACACTGGTGCAGGTGATGCGCGCTTTCGGCGTTCTGTTCCTGCTGCTTGCTGTTGTCTCGCTGCTCATTCCTGTTGCCAGGCCCGTGCTCTCGCGCACGGTAATGTTCGCGGGGATTGTTGCTGCGGTCACACTGGTGTCCAGGCGGCTGGCACTTCCGCGAAAGCGCGAGCAGGTTCTGATTGTTGGTGCAGGTGATGAAGCGGGCGAACTGCAAGGAGTGATCGCTTCCAGTCCCGAATGGAATATGGAAGTGGCGCGTATTACGCTTCCGTCGCAACTGCGTTCCGCGTTGGACACTACGAAGAACGGTACGGAACATTTCGATCGCGTCATCGTAGCAAACGCGCAGGCGCAGTCGGATGCCAACTTGTCGCTTCTTCTTGATCTGAAGATGGCGGGCCATTTCGTTGAAGATGCGCAAACGTTCTTCGAGCGGGCGACAGGGCGTGTGCGTGTGGATCAACTGCGTGCGCAGGACTGTATCTTCAGCGAACACTTTGTAAATCGTGCGACCAAGCGACTGACGAAACGGTTCCTGGATGTGGCGCTGGCCGGTTCGTTGCTGCTGCTGGCGTCGCCTGTGATGCTTGTTACGGCGCTTCTCATTCGTTTGAGAAACGACGGTCCCATTTTCTTCCGGCAGCAGAGGATCGGACTCTTTGGCCGTCCGTTCAGCATTCTGAAGTTCCGAAGCATGGCGCCTGTGAAAACGGGAGAGCAAACTGGCTGGGCCGGTGAAGAGACAAACCGCATCACGACGCTGGGACGTCATCTGCGGAAGTATCGTATCGACGAACTGCCGCAGCTACTGAATGTTCTGAAGGGTGAGATGAGCCTGATTGGGCCTCGGCCTGAGCAGCCTCATCTGTGCTCGATCCTGGAAGACCATATCCCGTTCTATCAGCATCGTCATTCCGTATTGCCGGGACTGACTGGATGGGCGCAGGTTCGGTATCACTACGGATCAAACATTGAAGAGTCGCGGCGCAAAGTGGAGTACGACCTCTTCTATGTAAAACATCTTTCTATCTGGCTGGACTTTGCCATCGTGCTTGAGACGGTAAAGGTAGTTTTGGTAGGAAGAGGGGCTATCTAA
- a CDS encoding NAD-dependent epimerase/dehydratase family protein: MARYLITGVAGFIGSSLAHHVLQQGHEVIGIDNLVGGDVHNLDDIIRDIDFRVIDINETLRLRECCRGVDYVLHQAALASVPRSIREPQVTHVANVDGTLSVLIAARDAGVKRVVYAASSSAYGDKSSHPKNEDMIPSPLSPYAAQKLAGEYYVKSFWHVYGLEGVCLRYFNVFGPRQGSDSPYSGVIAKFASEILKGNTPLIFGDGHQSRDFTYIDNVVSANMLACMAPATDVAGRVFNVGTGQSHSLNQTYDLMAHYLSFKKAPLYTAPRLGDVLHSEADLTLSRKTLGYEPIHSFKDGLAKTVGWFLEQEASAITKSAQYRMVG; encoded by the coding sequence ATGGCACGTTATCTAATTACGGGAGTCGCCGGATTTATCGGTTCCTCTCTAGCCCACCACGTGTTGCAGCAAGGCCATGAAGTAATTGGCATCGACAATCTAGTGGGCGGCGATGTCCATAATCTGGATGACATCATTCGAGACATCGACTTCCGCGTGATCGACATCAACGAGACCCTTCGGCTACGCGAATGCTGCCGAGGCGTCGACTATGTTCTCCATCAGGCAGCGTTGGCTTCCGTGCCACGCTCCATCCGTGAGCCGCAGGTCACGCATGTTGCCAATGTAGACGGAACCCTGAGCGTTCTCATCGCCGCGCGCGATGCAGGCGTCAAGCGTGTCGTCTATGCTGCATCCTCTTCCGCGTATGGCGACAAGTCGTCGCATCCGAAGAACGAGGACATGATCCCGTCGCCTCTCTCGCCCTACGCGGCCCAGAAACTGGCCGGCGAGTATTACGTGAAGAGCTTCTGGCACGTATATGGACTGGAAGGCGTCTGCCTGCGTTACTTCAATGTCTTCGGACCGCGGCAGGGTTCTGACTCACCGTACTCTGGCGTCATTGCGAAGTTCGCTTCTGAAATTCTGAAGGGCAACACGCCGCTCATCTTCGGTGACGGACACCAGAGCCGCGACTTCACGTACATCGACAATGTCGTATCGGCCAACATGCTGGCATGCATGGCTCCGGCAACAGATGTAGCAGGACGCGTATTCAACGTCGGTACGGGCCAGAGCCATTCCCTGAACCAGACCTACGACCTCATGGCGCACTATCTCTCCTTCAAGAAGGCGCCTCTCTACACCGCGCCGCGTCTGGGCGATGTATTGCATTCGGAGGCGGATCTTACCCTGTCGCGCAAGACGCTCGGGTATGAACCGATTCACAGTTTCAAAGACGGCCTGGCAAAGACAGTGGGATGGTTCCTGGAGCAGGAAGCTTCAGCCATTACCAAGTCCGCCCAGTACCGTATGGTGGGCTAA
- a CDS encoding DegT/DnrJ/EryC1/StrS aminotransferase family protein, translating to MEPVRMLNLQRQYASLRDQIGVAMESVLQNQHFILGPEVAALEKEMAEYCNVGYAVGVASGTDALLLSLKAAGVGPGDEVIVPAFTFVATSDTVGLLGATPVFADIDPITYTMNPEQLESLVTPATKAVVAVHLYGQAADITAISAFATKHGLALLGDTAQALGARYEGDPVCSFGDYGCISFFPSKNLGAYGDGGMIVTGDAEKAQYLRMARAHGSAKKYRSEFLGWNSRLDELQAALLRVKLPHLDTWNAKRADRAARYSEGLVDVEEIVLPQAAPGRTHVFHQYTIRVQQRDAVQQFLKEQGIESAVHYPIPLHRQPMYAELGYEEGSLPEAERAAREVLSLPIYPELRDDEVDRVVNALKQAVSTLKPEATPVVAELV from the coding sequence ATGGAACCGGTACGGATGCTGAATTTGCAGAGGCAGTACGCTTCACTGCGCGATCAAATCGGAGTGGCGATGGAGAGTGTGCTGCAGAATCAGCACTTCATTCTTGGTCCGGAGGTCGCTGCTCTGGAAAAGGAAATGGCCGAGTACTGCAATGTGGGCTATGCAGTGGGCGTTGCGTCGGGAACCGATGCGCTTCTGCTTTCGCTCAAAGCTGCAGGCGTTGGCCCTGGCGATGAGGTCATTGTTCCGGCGTTTACCTTCGTTGCTACTTCGGACACGGTAGGCCTGTTGGGTGCTACCCCGGTGTTTGCCGACATTGACCCGATCACCTACACGATGAACCCCGAGCAGCTGGAGTCGCTGGTGACGCCGGCAACCAAAGCGGTGGTCGCTGTTCATCTGTATGGTCAGGCAGCGGACATCACTGCAATCAGCGCATTTGCCACGAAGCACGGCCTGGCTCTTCTGGGTGACACGGCTCAGGCTTTGGGCGCGCGTTATGAAGGTGATCCGGTCTGCTCGTTCGGCGATTATGGCTGCATCTCGTTCTTCCCGAGCAAGAACCTTGGCGCGTATGGCGATGGTGGCATGATTGTTACGGGCGATGCGGAAAAGGCTCAGTACCTTCGCATGGCTCGTGCACACGGCAGCGCCAAGAAGTATCGCAGCGAATTTCTGGGATGGAACAGCCGCCTGGATGAGCTGCAGGCCGCGCTGCTGCGCGTGAAGCTGCCTCATCTGGATACATGGAACGCTAAGCGTGCCGACCGTGCTGCACGCTACAGCGAAGGTCTTGTGGATGTGGAAGAGATTGTTCTGCCGCAGGCCGCTCCTGGCCGCACCCATGTTTTCCATCAGTACACGATTCGCGTCCAGCAGCGTGATGCAGTGCAGCAGTTCCTGAAGGAGCAGGGCATTGAATCGGCTGTTCACTATCCGATTCCGCTGCACCGTCAGCCGATGTACGCGGAGCTTGGCTATGAAGAAGGATCGTTGCCGGAGGCAGAACGCGCCGCTCGCGAAGTTCTTTCGCTGCCGATCTATCCGGAACTGCGCGACGACGAGGTTGATCGCGTTGTGAACGCACTCAAGCAGGCAGTCAGCACTCTGAAGCCAGAGGCTACGCCGGTGGTTGCGGAACTCGTTTAG
- a CDS encoding Ig domain-containing protein, whose protein sequence is MFFASFGLVSGCGSGYGVVATASSTSVTMNAGQTVQIPQATTHSSKWTLSGIGCNGANCGTIEPSLNSITYTAPATVQSQIHVTAATDDTTGKFEATVNPALKVNASLKNATVNTAYTATVSTSGGSSPTHMALSSGALPAGMQFNASSGLISGTPTTAGDYPVTFQATDASVAGTATTVQTTVRVLASSQTSSVNITTSSLDVGIVNLAYSAVLTANGGTTPYTWTIASGSLPAGIALSGDGVISGTPTAAGTANFTAQITDSAGSSSSVPLTLLILDSGAPSTPLTISAPGAGTVGTAYTGTIGVSGGTAPYNCSVAGGLLPDGLVLNGCVLTGMPTTAGSYPFDVTATDAASPSNSFTATIVVNIVDAATELTIGPPASATAGVPYNSSISVSGGKGPYTCSLINGSLPAGITQNNCALTGTPSAPGTFPIRVNATDSSNPANTATATFSLVVGGTAGPLTLASPPAATVGATYNAAIGITGGTAPYTCSITSGTLPNGLSLNGCALRGIPTTEGSYPLGVKVSDSSGTTTTGSIVVTVDSAAASLVISSPAAGTVGMAYSGTIGVSGGTAPYTCSLIGGALPAGIAQNNCALRGTPTTSGNFSFAVRATDSSSPANTRTGTLYMAVNAAPQLNISSPAAATVGKAYSGAIGVTGGTAPYSCSIASGTLPAGLALNGCTLTGTPTRAGSYSLGIRASDSSSTPISTTGNVVVTVSAAPVTLVLTSPAPGTVGVSYSSTIGVSGGTAPYTCALIGGALPAGITQNNCSLTGTPTASGTFSFAVRATDSANPANTRTGTLSFVVNAAAGQLNLTAPAAATVGTSYGGRIDVTGGTAPYRCSLVSGTVPAGLALNGCYLSGTPTTAGSYSLGIKATDSSATPISTTSTILVQVNAAPVTLTLTAPAAATQGTTYSGIIGVSGGTAPYTCTITGGNLPAGITQNNCALTGTPSASGTFSITVNAKDSSATPNSRTSTLSFVVNPAAGQLTLTSPPTATVGSTYTGTIGVSGGTAPYTCSLASGTLPAGLTMNGCALAGTPTTSGRYSLSIRASDSSATPISTTGNIVVRVNAAVALTLTSPAAGTVGTTYSGTIGVRGGTAPYTCSLTSGTVPGLTLSGCALMGTPTTAGTYTLGIGVSDSSSTPVSTSGNITVTINAAPTVTLTLFAPPAATVGTAYTGTISVSGGTAPYTCSLASGSAPAGLTLNNCTLTGTPTTAGSFTLSIKASDSSSPANTTTANVTAVVNSAPSNTPSGAPHINYTDLNVGSGTGGDNGNGVYVRIFGANFGSSQGSSNVTIGNGSIVTNCALCSWSDTQIIAQLGSSATTGQVVATVNGLQSNGVPFTVTPTTILFVSPNGSDSNSGSFTSPFKTWRAAFNSATSNDSRSPSQNTVIYLEPGTDVTFDDGRGYKAAISTDRGGSSATSQLSIVGYPGGTVTVGSSSITNGVHGWANFVTIANLNIVGQVSAIDAEAGDVRIINNSISCPAPPSGVGGTACVLGETTDPTETWVFQGNNVHDTGGNVDKTYHAVYFSSNVNHADVGWNNVGQNFKGYCRGIMFHATLGNNEYDLHVHDNIVTNSYCDGIALASVNPSLGTVEVYNNVVSNAALASNPYGVANEAGIAINTDPAGGGSSGNVEVYNNTVVNAGAYTLGNQNGCFGVVLSGAGMHLTNNICSQPSSSQPYIEKGSTNVSGSNNLWYGAGAAPSWDSAPITLNPLLSAIYSLLGLSPASGAGTTSIMSPFDILGNARGSRPSVGAYQ, encoded by the coding sequence ATGTTTTTTGCTTCATTTGGGTTGGTGAGTGGATGCGGATCAGGGTATGGCGTAGTCGCCACCGCTTCGAGCACCTCCGTCACAATGAACGCCGGCCAAACGGTTCAGATTCCGCAAGCCACCACACATTCGTCCAAGTGGACGCTGAGCGGTATCGGGTGCAATGGGGCGAACTGCGGAACTATCGAGCCAAGCCTTAACTCCATCACCTATACCGCTCCCGCGACGGTTCAGTCGCAGATCCACGTGACAGCGGCGACGGATGACACTACAGGCAAGTTTGAGGCAACCGTCAACCCTGCGCTCAAAGTCAATGCATCGCTTAAGAATGCCACCGTCAACACTGCGTACACAGCAACCGTATCGACCAGCGGTGGATCGAGCCCAACACATATGGCGCTTTCATCGGGCGCCCTTCCCGCCGGTATGCAGTTCAATGCATCGAGCGGTCTGATCTCTGGAACACCAACCACTGCGGGCGACTATCCTGTGACCTTCCAGGCGACCGATGCCAGTGTCGCCGGCACAGCCACGACGGTCCAGACCACCGTTCGAGTACTCGCCAGTTCGCAAACTTCCTCTGTCAATATCACGACGTCGTCGCTCGATGTGGGCATCGTCAACCTCGCTTATAGCGCGGTATTGACTGCCAATGGTGGGACGACTCCATATACCTGGACCATCGCCTCCGGTTCTTTGCCTGCGGGGATCGCGCTTAGCGGCGACGGAGTGATAAGCGGAACGCCCACCGCCGCTGGCACCGCCAACTTTACGGCACAGATCACCGATAGCGCCGGCTCAAGCAGTTCCGTACCTCTAACACTTCTCATCCTCGATAGCGGTGCTCCTTCTACGCCACTGACAATCAGCGCACCTGGTGCGGGCACTGTGGGGACCGCTTACACCGGAACTATCGGCGTGTCAGGCGGTACAGCTCCGTATAACTGTTCCGTTGCTGGCGGACTCCTCCCGGACGGTCTTGTTCTGAATGGATGCGTCCTCACGGGTATGCCTACCACTGCAGGCAGCTATCCATTTGACGTCACCGCGACGGACGCTGCTTCTCCCTCGAATTCGTTTACCGCAACCATCGTTGTCAACATCGTCGATGCAGCCACAGAGCTTACGATCGGGCCTCCAGCATCCGCTACGGCCGGTGTCCCCTACAACTCCTCCATCTCAGTCAGCGGAGGCAAAGGTCCATATACCTGCTCGCTGATCAACGGGTCACTGCCGGCAGGCATCACTCAAAACAACTGCGCTCTGACAGGAACGCCTTCGGCACCGGGTACCTTCCCGATTCGAGTCAACGCTACTGACTCCAGCAATCCTGCGAACACCGCGACGGCAACGTTTTCCCTGGTCGTCGGCGGCACCGCGGGACCACTAACTCTCGCATCACCTCCGGCAGCAACCGTTGGTGCGACCTACAACGCAGCCATCGGCATTACCGGTGGAACCGCGCCTTATACCTGTTCAATCACCAGCGGAACATTGCCCAACGGACTAAGCCTAAACGGCTGCGCCCTCAGAGGCATCCCCACAACGGAGGGCAGCTATCCTCTTGGGGTCAAGGTATCGGACTCTTCCGGCACGACCACAACTGGAAGCATCGTGGTTACAGTTGATTCCGCTGCAGCCTCGCTGGTGATCTCTTCCCCGGCCGCGGGAACGGTTGGAATGGCCTACAGTGGCACCATCGGTGTGAGCGGTGGCACTGCGCCTTACACATGCTCGCTCATTGGCGGAGCTCTGCCAGCGGGCATCGCGCAGAACAACTGTGCTCTGAGGGGAACCCCCACGACATCGGGCAACTTCTCCTTCGCAGTCAGAGCCACCGACTCCAGCAGTCCTGCAAATACCCGTACCGGGACGCTCTACATGGCGGTGAACGCCGCCCCGCAACTCAACATCTCATCACCCGCGGCAGCAACTGTCGGAAAGGCTTATAGCGGCGCAATCGGTGTCACCGGCGGCACTGCACCCTATAGCTGCTCGATCGCCAGCGGTACACTTCCTGCCGGGCTCGCTCTAAATGGATGCACCCTGACCGGAACACCAACAAGAGCGGGAAGCTATTCGCTCGGAATCAGGGCTTCGGACTCTTCCTCGACGCCCATCTCCACAACAGGAAACGTCGTCGTTACAGTCAGCGCCGCCCCGGTCACATTGGTATTGACCTCTCCTGCACCAGGAACGGTTGGGGTGTCCTACAGCAGCACCATCGGCGTAAGTGGTGGCACCGCGCCTTACACGTGCGCGCTCATTGGCGGAGCTCTTCCAGCAGGCATCACGCAGAATAACTGCTCTCTGACAGGAACTCCCACGGCATCGGGTACCTTCTCGTTCGCAGTCAGGGCAACGGATTCCGCCAACCCCGCGAACACCAGGACAGGGACTCTGTCGTTCGTAGTGAACGCCGCAGCGGGTCAGCTCAACCTCACAGCACCAGCGGCCGCAACCGTTGGTACGTCGTACGGCGGAAGAATCGACGTCACCGGTGGTACGGCACCGTACAGATGTTCACTCGTGAGCGGTACAGTTCCTGCAGGGCTCGCCCTCAATGGATGCTACCTCTCGGGTACACCCACAACGGCAGGAAGCTATTCGCTTGGGATCAAGGCAACAGACTCCTCCGCCACGCCCATTTCCACGACCAGCACCATCTTGGTCCAGGTTAATGCCGCACCCGTCACGTTGACTCTGACTGCTCCTGCCGCAGCAACACAGGGCACTACCTACAGCGGCATCATCGGCGTAAGCGGTGGCACTGCGCCTTACACGTGCACGATCACCGGCGGCAATCTGCCTGCAGGAATCACACAGAACAACTGCGCTCTGACTGGAACTCCTTCGGCATCCGGCACCTTCTCAATCACAGTTAATGCGAAGGATTCCAGTGCCACTCCGAATAGCAGGACATCAACGCTTTCCTTCGTGGTAAATCCTGCGGCTGGTCAACTCACGCTTACATCACCTCCCACAGCCACCGTTGGCTCCACATACACCGGAACCATCGGCGTTAGCGGCGGCACTGCACCCTATACGTGCTCGCTGGCCAGCGGCACACTTCCTGCAGGCCTCACGATGAACGGCTGCGCCCTGGCAGGTACACCCACAACATCAGGACGCTACTCACTGTCGATCAGGGCATCAGACTCCTCCGCAACGCCAATCTCGACAACAGGCAACATCGTGGTCCGAGTCAATGCAGCTGTCGCACTGACCTTGACCTCTCCTGCGGCAGGAACGGTAGGCACCACGTACAGCGGCACAATCGGCGTACGTGGCGGCACCGCGCCTTACACCTGCTCGCTCACCAGCGGCACAGTTCCTGGCCTCACCCTGAGCGGATGCGCTCTCATGGGAACTCCGACAACAGCAGGAACCTACACACTGGGAATTGGTGTATCAGACTCTTCCTCAACTCCCGTCTCTACGTCTGGAAACATCACGGTAACCATCAACGCCGCGCCGACAGTTACGCTCACACTCTTTGCTCCCCCGGCGGCCACAGTTGGAACGGCCTACACCGGAACAATCAGCGTAAGCGGAGGCACCGCGCCGTACACCTGCTCGCTTGCCAGCGGCTCGGCTCCCGCTGGATTGACACTGAACAATTGCACTCTCACTGGCACTCCGACAACTGCTGGATCGTTCACTCTTTCCATCAAAGCGTCCGATTCCAGTTCCCCAGCCAACACCACAACAGCGAATGTCACTGCCGTTGTGAATTCAGCCCCCTCAAACACTCCCTCGGGAGCACCGCACATTAATTACACCGATCTCAACGTTGGCAGCGGTACAGGCGGCGACAACGGAAACGGCGTATACGTTCGAATCTTCGGCGCCAACTTCGGTTCCAGCCAGGGATCCAGCAACGTCACAATCGGCAACGGTTCTATCGTTACCAATTGCGCGCTGTGCTCGTGGAGTGACACGCAGATCATCGCTCAACTCGGTTCGTCCGCAACCACAGGACAAGTCGTCGCAACAGTCAACGGTCTGCAATCCAACGGAGTGCCCTTCACCGTTACGCCGACGACAATCCTCTTCGTCTCTCCAAATGGTTCTGACTCCAACAGCGGTTCGTTTACATCGCCGTTCAAGACCTGGCGTGCGGCGTTCAATTCCGCAACTTCGAACGATTCCAGGTCGCCATCGCAGAACACCGTGATCTACCTGGAACCCGGAACCGACGTCACCTTCGACGACGGCCGTGGATACAAGGCAGCAATCTCCACGGACAGAGGCGGTTCATCCGCTACCAGCCAGCTTTCCATCGTGGGTTATCCCGGCGGCACCGTGACCGTGGGTAGCTCTTCCATCACCAATGGCGTGCACGGATGGGCTAACTTCGTCACCATCGCAAACCTCAACATCGTCGGACAGGTTTCGGCAATCGATGCTGAGGCGGGCGACGTCCGCATCATCAACAACAGCATCTCCTGCCCGGCTCCTCCGTCTGGCGTAGGTGGCACAGCCTGCGTCCTGGGTGAAACCACCGATCCCACCGAGACATGGGTATTCCAGGGCAACAACGTGCACGACACGGGCGGTAACGTCGACAAGACCTACCACGCTGTCTACTTCTCCAGCAACGTGAACCACGCAGATGTGGGTTGGAACAATGTCGGTCAGAACTTCAAGGGTTACTGCCGCGGCATCATGTTCCACGCAACACTCGGCAACAACGAGTATGACCTTCACGTCCACGACAACATCGTCACCAACTCTTACTGCGACGGCATTGCGTTGGCTTCGGTGAATCCTTCTCTGGGTACCGTCGAGGTCTACAACAACGTCGTATCGAATGCTGCGCTCGCATCGAACCCCTACGGTGTCGCGAATGAAGCAGGCATCGCTATCAATACGGATCCTGCCGGCGGCGGCAGCAGCGGCAACGTCGAGGTCTACAACAACACCGTCGTGAACGCTGGCGCATATACCCTTGGCAACCAGAATGGCTGCTTCGGAGTTGTTCTGAGTGGTGCTGGTATGCACCTCACAAACAACATCTGCTCTCAGCCGTCATCCTCGCAGCCCTACATTGAGAAAGGATCGACCAACGTCAGTGGTAGCAACAACCTCTGGTATGGTGCCGGTGCCGCTCCCTCGTGGGACTCCGCTCCCATCACGTTGAATCCCTTGTTGTCGGCGATCTACTCCTTGCTGGGCTTGTCACCCGCAAGCGGCGCCGGAACAACGTCGATCATGTCACCGTTCGACATCCTCGGAAATGCACGCGGCTCGCGGCCTTCCGTGGGTGCATATCAATAG